In a single window of the Dehalococcoidales bacterium genome:
- a CDS encoding aspartate-semialdehyde dehydrogenase — MKRYRVAIVGATGLVGQEFIKVLEQRDFPMESVSLFASDRSAGKKMFVAHQEIEVKETTAESFNGIDIALFSAGIEVSRYFAPIAAHHGAVVIDNSAAFRMTPSVPLVVPEVNPEDIKWHKGIIANPNCSTIQMVMALYPLHKVNPIKRIVVSTYQSVSGTGAAAMEELTTQSRQVLDGQNTAPHVYPHQIAHNLLPEIGSFKDDGYTSEEWKIAAETRKIMHEPDLPLS; from the coding sequence ATGAAAAGATATCGAGTAGCTATTGTCGGTGCTACCGGACTGGTGGGACAGGAGTTTATCAAAGTCCTGGAACAACGCGACTTCCCGATGGAATCAGTCAGCCTCTTCGCTTCCGACCGTTCCGCGGGTAAGAAGATGTTTGTCGCTCATCAGGAGATTGAGGTCAAGGAGACGACCGCCGAATCTTTTAATGGAATAGACATCGCTCTCTTCTCGGCTGGTATTGAGGTCAGTCGCTACTTTGCGCCGATAGCGGCCCACCACGGAGCAGTAGTTATTGATAATAGTGCTGCCTTTAGAATGACACCGAGCGTACCACTGGTAGTCCCTGAGGTCAATCCCGAAGACATTAAATGGCATAAGGGGATTATTGCTAACCCCAACTGCTCCACTATTCAAATGGTGATGGCCCTGTATCCATTACACAAGGTCAATCCCATCAAGCGCATTGTCGTCAGCACCTACCAGTCGGTATCAGGCACCGGGGCGGCGGCCATGGAAGAGCTGACCACGCAGTCCAGGCAGGTGCTGGATGGACAGAACACCGCTCCCCACGTCTACCCCCACCAGATCGCGCACAACCTCCTTCCGGAGATCGGTTCCTTCAAGGACGATGGCTACACGAGCGAGGAGTGGAAGATCGCCGCCGAGACCCGCAAGATCATGCACGAACCCGATCTGCCCCTCTCCG